In Candidatus Thermoplasmatota archaeon, the genomic window GCAGGCGCCCGGCGACAAGAGCGACTGCGCGCTGAAGCCCGTCGCGTTCTTCCGCGACCCGATCCGCGGATCGCCAAACGTGCTCGTGATGTGCGAGGTCATGCTCGCCGACGGCACGCCGCACCCCTCGAACACGCGCGCGGCGCTTCGGGCCGTGGCCGAGCAGGCGAAGTCCGCCGAGCCGTGGTTCGGGATCGAGCAGGAGTACACGCTCTTCCAGGGCGCGCGCCCGCTGGGCTGGCCCGAGAACGGGTTCCCCGCGCCCCAGTTCGGCTACTATTGCGGCGTGGGCGCCGACGAGGTGTTCGGCCGGAAGCTCGTCGAGGCGCACACGAAGGCGTGCATCGAGGCGGGCCTTGCCATCAGCGGCACGAACGCCGAGGTCATGCCCGCGCAGTGGGAGTTCCAGATCGGGCCGCTGGGCCCGCTTGAGACCTCCGATCAGGTGTGGATCGCGCGCTGGCTCCTCTACCGCCTCGGCGAGGACTTCGGCATCGCGGCGACGCTCTACCCCAAGCCCGTGAAGGGCGACTGGAACGGCGCGGGCGCCCACACGAACTTCAGCACGAAAGAGATGCGCGCGCAAGGCGGCATGAAGCAGATCGAGCAGGCCTGCATGGCCCTCGAGGCCGCGCACGCCAAGCACATCGCCGAGTACGGCGCGCACAACGAGGAGCGCTTGACGGGCCGGCACGAGACGGCGCCCATCACGGAGTTCCGCTGGGGCGTCTCGGACCGCGGCGCGTCGATCCGCATCCCGCTTGCGACCGTGAAGAACGGCTGCGGCTACCTCGAGGACCGACGCCCCGCCGCCAACATGGACCCGTACCGCGTGACGCGCCTTCTCCTCGAAACGGTCGTGCTGGGCATTCCGGGCGACAAGAACGTCTCGGACGGCGGATTTGGCGTCGTGATCGGCAGGCTGCCCAAGCGCAAGGCGCCCGGCGCCGGGCACTAGGCGAGCGCCCCTTCGCCGGCCGCAAGCATGGGCGTCTTGCCGTCTGTCCGTTCGTCCCCGACAAACAGCGCGTCAAACCCCCGTTTGCGGCTTCTCCCCAAGTGCTCTTGGGTTTGGGTCCATCCTGGGGTCTGGGCCGGCTCTCCGAACTTATGATGCGGGCGCGTTCCACCCTGCCGGTGGGGGCCACGCTCTCGGACGAGCAGTGGGGCTTCCGTCACCGCGCCATCCTGCTCATCTTGGCGGCCCACGCGGCGGGGCTTACGGTCTTTGCCTTGTGGATGCAGGTGCCCTGGGACCACGCGCTCTTCGAGGGCGGCGTGATCCTGCTGTTCGTGGCCGGCGCGCTGTGGCCGTTTCCGCGATGGGTCCGAAGCTCCATCGCAAGCGCCGGCCTCATCTCGTCCTCCGCGGTGCTCACGCACCTCTCGGGCGGCTACATCGAGGCGCACTTCCACTTCTTCGTCATGCTAAGCGTCATCCTCCTCTACGAGGATTGGCGCACGTACGGGCTTGCGATCGGCTACGTGTTCGTCCACCACGGAATCGTCGGAACGCTCGATCCCACGTCCGTCTACAACCACCCGGCCGCGCTGGCCGCCCCGTGGCTTTGGGCGGGCATCCACGCGACCTTCGTCATGGGCCATGCAGCGGCCAACCTGTGGATCTGGCGCGTGGCCGAGCGCGCGCGCATGAACCAGGCGCAGATCGTGGAATCGGCCGGCGAGGCCATCCTCGGGATCGACGGCAAGGGGCGCATCACCTTTGCCAACCCGGCGGCCGCCGCGCTCACGGGCATGCCCGCCGACAAGCTCCTTTCGCGCCCGCTTGCCGACTTTGCCCCCGTGCCCGTGGCCATCCAGCGGGGAAGCGCCGAGGGCGCGCTGCGCCGCGCCGACGGGACGAGCCTCCCCGTCGAATGGACCTGCGCGCCGCTTGGGGGGCCGGCGACGCGCGACCGCGTCGTCACGATCCGCGACGCAAGCGAGCGCAAGCGCGCCCAAGAGGCCGAGCGCCGCCGGGAGCTCGAGGCCCTCAAGGTGCGGTTCCTGAACCAAGCCGCACACGAGCTTCGAACCCCCATCACGCCCATCCGCCTGCAGATCGACCTCCTTCGGGACGGGCACGCGGACACCCTGACCGAACGACAACGGCGGGCGCTCTCGATCCTGGACCGCAACGTCGCCCGCCTGCAGCGCCTCGCCGAGGACCTCCTCGACGTGGCGCGCCTGCAATCCGACGAGTTCTCCCTGCGCCGCGAGCCCACCGATCTTGGCATCGTCGCCTCCATGGCCCTCGAATCCTTCGAAGCCTCCGCCCAATCCGCCGGCGTGACGCTTCGGTTCCGCTGCGAGGGCCCGCTTCCCGTGCACGCCGACCCCGCGCGGCTCACGCAGGTCCTCTACAACCTGC contains:
- the glnII gene encoding glutamine synthetase GlnII, which encodes MVVQAEYIWMDGAAPTQKLRSKTKILEIDAVKSLKDLPEWGFDGSSTGQAPGDKSDCALKPVAFFRDPIRGSPNVLVMCEVMLADGTPHPSNTRAALRAVAEQAKSAEPWFGIEQEYTLFQGARPLGWPENGFPAPQFGYYCGVGADEVFGRKLVEAHTKACIEAGLAISGTNAEVMPAQWEFQIGPLGPLETSDQVWIARWLLYRLGEDFGIAATLYPKPVKGDWNGAGAHTNFSTKEMRAQGGMKQIEQACMALEAAHAKHIAEYGAHNEERLTGRHETAPITEFRWGVSDRGASIRIPLATVKNGCGYLEDRRPAANMDPYRVTRLLLETVVLGIPGDKNVSDGGFGVVIGRLPKRKAPGAGH
- a CDS encoding PAS domain-containing sensor histidine kinase, coding for MGATLSDEQWGFRHRAILLILAAHAAGLTVFALWMQVPWDHALFEGGVILLFVAGALWPFPRWVRSSIASAGLISSSAVLTHLSGGYIEAHFHFFVMLSVILLYEDWRTYGLAIGYVFVHHGIVGTLDPTSVYNHPAALAAPWLWAGIHATFVMGHAAANLWIWRVAERARMNQAQIVESAGEAILGIDGKGRITFANPAAAALTGMPADKLLSRPLADFAPVPVAIQRGSAEGALRRADGTSLPVEWTCAPLGGPATRDRVVTIRDASERKRAQEAERRRELEALKVRFLNQAAHELRTPITPIRLQIDLLRDGHADTLTERQRRALSILDRNVARLQRLAEDLLDVARLQSDEFSLRREPTDLGIVASMALESFEASAQSAGVTLRFRCEGPLPVHADPARLTQVLYNLLANALRATPPGGEVTVAATRRGTEAELSVADTGRGLSPEDASRLFQPFARLESSSGESGTGLGLYICRRIVERHGGTIACRSEGLGRGAVFAFALPLAAKEAPPQAPPRPPLTPLHANAPQA